In a single window of the Brachionichthys hirsutus isolate HB-005 chromosome 18, CSIRO-AGI_Bhir_v1, whole genome shotgun sequence genome:
- the erg28 gene encoding ergosterol biosynthetic protein 28 homolog → MSRLLNVLRSWLVMVSVIAMGNTVQSFRDHSFLSQKLYTGTPEFVNGLQARTFGIWTLLSSIIRCACAIDIQNRTLYHITLWTFVLALGHFLSEAFIYKTAPLTIGVMAPLIVASFSIIGMLFGFQCFPETQEDVGARQKKRN, encoded by the exons atgagCCGGCTTCTGAACGTCCTGCGGAGCTGGTTGGTGATGGTGTCCGTCATCGCGATGGGAAACACGGTGCAGAGTTTCAGAGATCACAGCTTTCTGTCGCAAAAGCTCTACACGGGAACACCGGAGTTTG TAAATGGTCTCCAAGCTCGGACATTTGGTATCTGGACGCTGTTGTCATCGATCATTCGCTGCGCCTGTGCCATAGACATCCAGAACAGAAC gcttTATCACATCACCTTATGGACATTTGTTTTGGCGTTGGGCCACTTCTTGTCTGAAGCTTTCATCTACAAAACCGCACCTCTCACCATCGGCGTCATGGCACCGCTAATCGTCGCAA GTTTCTCTATCATTGGAATGCTGTTTGGATTCCAGTGTTTTCCAGAGACACAAGAGGATGTTGGAGCTCGACAGAAGAAGCGCAACTGA
- the flvcr2a gene encoding heme transporter FLVCR2, with amino-acid sequence MSAQSQEAPARQAERSSVPQGGTEPAAGARLYKKRWMILLLFSTYSMSNASYQWIQYGIINNVMMKFYRVESIAIDWMSLLYMVVYIPFIFPAACLLDKKGLRVTALSANALGCAGAWIKVTSAEPHLFWVTALGQALSALAQVFILGVPSRLASVWFGPDEVSTACSIGVFGNQFGTAIGFLIPPILVPNVDDMDELAYHIRVMFYISAGATTAIFIVVIFVFQERPEIPPSLAQAQARNAPSQNQDHSYTASILRLLRNKTFMLLVTSYGLNVGAYYSISTLLNRMIIEHYPGAEVMAGRIGLTLVIAGMVGALISGIWLDKTKTYKKTTVAVYLLSLVGMLVYTFTLNLGHLWLVFITGGFLGFFQTGYIPLGFEYAVELTYPESEGTSSGLLNCSAQIFGIIFTISQGKIMDRWGTLAGNLFICVFVFIGTIMTGLIKSDLRRQKANRQADLQLPTGSLASVQDYQATACNVPWQRLP; translated from the exons ATGAGCGCACAAAGCCAGGAGGCTCCGGCGCGCCAGGCTGAGCGCAGCAGCGTCCCACAAGGGGGAACCGAACCTGCGGCCGGTGCGCGTTTATACAAGAAGCGATGGATGATCCTGCTCCTGTTCAGCACTTATTCCATGAGCAACGC CTCGTACCAGTGGATCCAGTACGGGATCATCAACAACGTCATGATGAAGTTCTACCGCGTGGAATCGATCGCCATAGACTGGATGTCCTTACTCTATATGGTCGTCTACATCCCGTTCATTTTCCCCGCCGCCTGCCTCCTGGATAAGAAGGGTCTGCGCGTCACGGCGCTGTCCGCCAACGCGCTCGGCTGCGCTGGGGCTTGGATCAAGGTGACCAGTGCCGAACCCCACCTCTTCTGGGTCACTGCGCTCGGGCAGGCTTTATCTGCCCTCGCCCAGGTCTTCATTCTCGGGGTGCCCTCTCGTCTGGCGTCGGTCTGGTTTGGGCCCGACGAGGTTTCCACCGCCTGCTCCATCGGAGTTTTTGGGAATCAG TTTGGTACTGCCATCGGATTCCTGATCCCACCCATCCTTGTGCCTAATGTGGACGATATGGATGAGCTGGCGTACCACATCAGAGTGATGTTCTACATCAGTGCAGGAGCGACCACCGCCATTTTCATCGTCGTTATCTTCG TGTTCCAGGAGAGACCAGAGATCCCTCCCAGCCTGGCCCAGGCTCAGGCCAGGAACGCTCCCTCACAGAACCAGGACCACTCCTACACGGCGTCTATTCTGAGGCTGCTGCGCAACAAAACCTTCATGCTGCTGGTGACCAGCTACG GGCTGAACGTCGGCGCCTACTACTCTATTTCCACACTGCTGAACCGGATGATCATTGAACATTATCCT GGAGCAGAAGTGATGGCCGGGAGAATCGGACTGACTCTTGTCATTGCTGGCATGGTGGGGGCCCTCATTTCTGGCATTTGGCTGGACAAGACCAAAACCTACAA AAAAACCACGGTGGCCGTTTACCTCCTCTCTCTGGTCGGGATGCTGGTGTACACCTTCACGCTGAACCTGGGTCACCTGTGGTTGGTGTTCATCACGGGAGGCTTCTTAGG cttctttCAGACTGGCTATATACCTCTGGGGTTTGAGTACGCAGTAGAACTCACCTACCCAGAATCCGAAGGAACCTCATCTGGACTACTGAACTGTTCGGCTCAG ATCTTTGGAATAATTTTTACAATTTCCCAAGGAAAAATCATGGATCGATGGGGAACTCTGGCTGGAAACCTCTTCAtatgtgtctttgtgttcatCGGAACAATAATGACTG GACTCATCAAGTCTGACCTTCGACGACAGAAGGCCAACCGACAGGCCGATTTGCAGTTG CCTACAGGCTCCCTGGCATCGGTGCAGGACTATCAGGCCACAGCATGCAACGTGCCCTGGCAACGGCTGCCTTGA
- the LOC137908101 gene encoding jun dimerization protein 2-like: MQRFPLFKIYSRPSADQKKGHLLHLGSKSAVVTTESDPMPGQIPEPPVTAGSLPSLGPLAGIPATTLTDKLKYGDFQEFGTMLSPLHFLDSLGKRPLVIKTERDEEEDRRKRRREKNKVAAARCRNKKKERTDYLQQESERLEMLNSDLKAQIEELKLERQQLILMLNRHRPTCIVRTDSVKTPESEANPLLQQLEAK, translated from the exons ATGCAACGATTTCCACTCTTCAAAATCTACTCTCGACCTTCGGCTGACCAGAAGAAAGGACATTTGTTGCACCTGGGATCGAAGTCAG CTGTGGTCACGACCGAGTCTGACCCGATGCCAGGACAAATCCCAGAGCCCCCTGTGACAGCAGGCTCCCTGCCCAGCCTGGGCCCGCTGGCTGGGATTCCAGCCACAACGCTAACTGACAAGCTCAAATATGGCGACTTCCAGGAGTTCGGTACAATGCTGTCACCGCTGCACTTCCTGGACAGTCTGGGCAAGAGGCCCCTTGTCATCAAAACAGAG agagatgaagaggaagacaggAGGAAACGAAGGcgggagaaaaacaaagtggcTGCAGCTCGATGtcgaaacaaaaagaaagagaggacagACTATCTACAACAA GAATCTGAGAGGCTGGAGATGTTAAACTCCGACCTTAAAGCCCAGATTGAGGAGCTGAAGCTTGAACGACAGCAGCTGATCCTCATGCTGAACCGCCATCGCCCCACCTGTATTGTCAGGACAGACAGTGTCAAAACCCCCGAGAGCGAGGCGAaccctctgctgcagcagttgGAGGCCAAGTAG
- the LOC137907578 gene encoding protein c-Fos-like, translating into MYRNNLMPDMDSVSPICRTASPAGTLRQKTPEEASSASSASSASESSAKERSQDAPFVPTVTAISSTPDFQWMVQPTIITSVSPSLGSEPANEQQSSLQATPREGGTKGKNPVRKGKTEQLSPEEEERKKVRRERNKMAAAKCRNRRRELTDTLQAETDALEEERTTLETEIANLLKEKERLECILATHKECQMSDELEAIFQEPTGSPELPPSPDEDRLPEDCDQEAPSLQDMDIPSDPSAAISGNSNILLCASAEINICDLEPSLDVKDGPMGNIFPSSEGRVLMETARSVPDIDLSSSLGVSDWETLYKSVSSDLEPLSTPVVTSTPTCSSYLSVFTFACPELDSLTEELDGHKGESVDVLNSPTLLAL; encoded by the exons ATGTATCGGAACAACCTGATGCCTGACATGGATTCAGTCTCTCCCATCTGCCGGACAGCGTCTCCTGCCGGGACACTCCGTCAGAAGACGCCAGAGGAGGCGAGCTCCGCGTCCTCCGCGTCCTCCGCGTCAGAGAGCAGCGCAAAG GAGCGCTCCCAAGACGCTCCATTTGTTCCCACAGTCACTGCAATTTCCTCGACCCCAGATTTCCAGTGGATGGTCCAACCGACAATTATCACATCCGTCTCCCCTTCTCTGGGTAGCGAGCCAGCCAATGAGCAGCAGAGCTCTCTGCAGGCGACACCCAGAGAGGGCGGGACTAAGGGGAAAAATCCTGTCAGAAAGGGCAAAACAGAGCAG CTGTctccggaggaggaagagagaaagaaggtcaggagggagaggaatAAAATGGCCGCAGCAAAGTGTCGCAACAGACGGCGGGAGCTCACGGACACGCTGCAAGCT GAGACGGACGcgctggaggaggaaagaaCGACCCTGGAGACGGAAATAGCCAACCTCCTCAAAGAGAAGGAGCGGCTTGAGTGCATCCTCGCCACGCACAAAGAGTGCCAGATGTCGGACGAGCTGGAGGCTATTTTCCAGGAGCCCACGGGCTCCCCGGAGCTACCGCCCAGCCCGGACGAGGACAGACTTCCGGAGGACTGCGACCAGGAAGCTCCATCACTCCAGGATATGGACATACCCAGTGACCCGTCCGCAGCCATCTCTGGGAACTCCAACATCCTGCTGTGTGCCAGTGCTGAAATCAACATCTGCGACCTTGAGCCCTCCCTGGACGTTAAAGACGGGCCGATGGGAAATATATTTCCCAGTTCGGAGGGCAGAGTCCTGATGGAGACGGCTCGATCCGTGCCAGACATCGATCTGAGCAGCTCTCTCGGGGTCTCGGACTGGGAGACCCTGTACAAGTCGGTTTCCAGCGACCTGGAGCCTCTCAGCACCCCCGTGGTGACCTCCACccccacctgcagcagctaccTGTCTGTGTTCACGTTCGCGTGTCCCGAGCTGGACTCTCTGACGGAAGAACTCGACGGCCACAAAGGCGAGTCGGTCGACGTCCTCAACTCCCCGACTCTCCTCGCCTTGTAA
- the mlh3 gene encoding LOW QUALITY PROTEIN: DNA mismatch repair protein Mlh3 (The sequence of the model RefSeq protein was modified relative to this genomic sequence to represent the inferred CDS: deleted 1 base in 1 codon; substituted 1 base at 1 genomic stop codon), translating to MIKCLPKAVQGRLRSGVAVPSLQQCVEELVLNSVDAEATCVGVRTDMEAFKVQVIDNGVGMSAEDMACVGNRYYTSKCSSVEDLDNLGCYGYRGEALASVACVAALVEISSRTRSSVKTHSRIFRHNEGTDVFEAEMARPSAGTTVTVCDFFHNMPVRRKRMDAVLEGERIRHRLEAVSLMHPSVSFTLKSDCTGAMMVQLPKARNTHHRFAQIHGAGRAQKLGEVNHARKQFEVIGHIGREGHYNNSLQFLYVNERLLLKTRIHKLLNFLLRRLSSLNPKTVSPELHSAARSPKHKRSQELNGLYIINIKCVYSEYDVCLEPAKTLIEFKDWDGILLCIEEAVKAFLKRENLEALVSQDDLDCESPKSFRIHSPDKEGHNSVQGTRNISAADCAIGMKLASDSVYREHKDSRENEDSVYRQSDLTECKEHNEITGDEMEQKIHAESRSGCRDEQLCDPAGLEPTSEDEGTTFREAEEGPCISSSARELENEKLESSEEREIFKFSAPAGNVASDEPAKGQKASPARNGKISLSDPFIHECLQSRDPVQINRQQTLEQKSKGSHFTTKRKISLDAGRGLAVQKRYEGLAPVIPSKIPRMPTYPKVPLCEESGSLERFRRIFGKSERVKVTAQERHQTCAVRAQTVLNSRNLLICPKDQQGCDLREKEKTQVSLQSSVPTRLNSVSAQKSLAAKLSKLNRPMTDDSKVSPHLSGTDSQHDACLSGSNAVSQGSKSNRNLWDTSLNPQPLKEARTGSNDWLHHYDASAGRTVYVNKVTGLSRYEDLPAEGTRARCTSDVTNLAVSVVSETGLDYRCYPFQGDLLLPFLPKSKKERVTGVGFDDRDDKGEYSNSLTSLYSKWKNPVFVHPPMVGVDISSGQADGLTVKIHNILFPYRFSKAMIHSMKVIHQVDKKFLACLINTRHDEPAAADEAEGNLLVLVDQHAAHERVRLENLVADSSEDDPDAAGERRLCSSVIVPPLDIRVTEEELRLLRSCQPHLRSLGLEVKFPHAAEPRVFVGKVPLCFLEKESNELRRGRPSVIKPVVEVSYPSCLXRLQCLPPRVNLFYVSSAISQEYLREQIELLRSTGRVKGTLPLTVLKILASLACHGAIKFNDSLTRDECCSLVASLSSCQLPFQCAHGRPSIAPLVDILHLDKDQKEIQKPKLQKLRRMYEMSDLCKK from the exons ATGATCAAGTGTTTGCCTAAAGCGGTTCAGGGGAGGCTCCGCTCCGGTGTCGCTGTCCCTTCGCTCCAGCAGTGCGTCGAGGAGCTCGTCCTGAACAGCGTCGACGCAGAGGCGACCTGCGTGGGGGTCAGGACGGACATGGAGGCGTTCAAAGTCCAAGTGATTGACAACGGGGTTGGAATGAGCGCCGAGGACATGGCATGCGTGGGGAACAGGTACTACACGAGCAAATGCAGCTCTGTCGAAGATCTGGATAACCTCGGTTGCTATGGTTACAGAGGGGAAGCCCTGGCGAGCGTGGCGTGCGTGGCCGCGCTTGTTGAAATCTCATCCCGGACCAGGTCATCGGTGAAAACGCACAGCAGGATCTTCAGGCATAACGAGGGTACGGATGTATTTGAAGCAGAAATGGCGAGACCTTCTGCGGGGACGACCGTTACCGTTTGCGACTTCTTCCACAACATGCCGGTCCGGAGGAAGCGGATGGACGCCGTTCTGGAGGGTGAGAGGATCAGACACCGACTGGAGGCGGTTTCTCTGATGCATCCCTCCGTGTCTTTCACCCTGAAGAGCGACTGCACGGGAGCCATGATGGTGCAGCTCCCCAAGGCCAGAAACACTCACCACAGGTTCGCTCAAATCCACGGCGCCGGCCGTGCACAGAAACTGGGAGAAGTCAACCACGCCCGCAAACAGTTCGAAGTGATCGGGCATATTGGCAGGGAAGGTCACTACAACAACAGCTTGCAGTTCCTGTATGTAAATGAGAGGCTTCTCCTGAAAACACGGATACACAAGCTTCTGAACTTCCTCCTGCGCCGGCTGAGCAGTTTAAATCCTAAAACTGTCAGTCCGGAATTGCATTCAGCCGCCAGGAGCCCAAAGCACAAACGAAGTCAGGAGCTGAATGGTTTATACATCATAAATATCAAATGCGTATACTCGGAGTACGACGTATGTCTTGAGCCGGCCAAAACCCTGATAGAGTTCAAAGACTGGGACGGTATTTTGCTCTGTATTGAAGAGGCGGTGAAAGCCTTCTTGAAAAGAGAAAACTTGGAGGCTTTGGTTTCTCAAGATGACTTGGACTGCGAATCTCCAAAATCATTTCGCATTCACAGCCCTGATAAAGAAGGGCACAACAGTGTGCAAGGAACAAGAAATATTTCTGCAGCGGATTGTGCTATAGGAATGAAACTGGCATCCGATTCTGTTTATCGGGAGCACAAAGACAGCCGTGAAAATGAGGACAGCGTGTACCGGCAGTCTGATCTTACGGAGTGCAAAGAACACAATGAGATAACCGGAGATGAAATGGAACAGAAAATACACGCAGAAAGTAGAAGTGGATGTAGAGATGAGCAATTGTGTGATCCAGCGGGACTTGAACCTACTTCTGAAGACGAGGGGACGACTTTCAGGGAAGCTGAGGAAGGCCCGTGCATTTCAAGTTCAGCCCGAGAACTAGAAAACGAAAAACTGGAAAGTTCTGAAGAAAGGGAGATATTTAAATTTTCTGCTCCGGCCGGCAATGTGGCTTCAGACGAGCCTGCTAAAGGACAAAAAGCGTCTCCAGCGAGAAACGGAAAGATCAGTCTGTCCgatccattcattcatgaatgtcTGCAGAGTCGAGACCCGGTCCAAATCAACAGGCAGCAAACTCTAGAGCAGAAATCTAAAGGGAGCCACTTCACGACTAAACGGAAAATCTCGCTGGATGCAGGGCGTGGCTTAGCTGTTCAGAAACGATACGAAGGCTTAGCTCCTGTCATCCCCTCTAAGATTCCCAGAATGCCAACTTATCCGAAGGTGCCCCTATGTGAGGAGTCGGGGTCTCTTGAGAGGTTCAGAAGAATATTTGGTAAATCTGAGCGTGTGAAAGTAACGGCTCAAGAGCGCCACCAGACGTGTGCCGTTAGAGCTCAGACGGTTTTGAATTCCCGCAACCTTTTAATCTGTCCGAAAGATCAGCAAGGGTGTGACCttagagaaaaggaaaagacgCAGGTGAGCCTTCAAAGCTCAGTTCCCACCCGTCTAAATTCTGTATCGGCTCAGAAATCATTGGCAGCGAAACTCTCTAAATTGAATCGGCCCATGACCGACGATTCAAAAGTATCGCCCCATCTGTCCGGGACAGACTCGCAGCACGATGCGTGTCTCAGCGGAAGCAATGCCGTCTCCCAGGGCAGCAAGAGCAACAGGAATCTGTGGGATACATCGCTGAACCCTCAGCCGCTGAAAGAAGCACGCACGGGTTCAAACGACTGGCTTCATCACTACGACGCGTCTGCAGGAAGGACAGTTTACGTTAACAAAGTGACCGGACTCAGCAGGTACGAGGACCTGCCTGCCGAAGGCACGCGGGCGCGCTGCACTTCTGATGTAACCAATCTGGCCGTTAGCGTCGTCTCTGAAACGG GGCTGGACTACAGGTGTTACCCATTTCAGGGGGATCTACTGCTGCCCTTCCTGCCCAAGTccaagaaagagagagtgacCGGTGTCGGGTTTGATGACAGAG ACGACAAAGGCGAGTACTCCAACTCTCTTACGTCACTTTACTCAAAATGGAAAAACCCCGTGTTTGTGCATCCTCCGATG GTCGGTGTGGACATATCAAGTGGGCAAGCTGACGGATTGACTGTCAAGATCCACAACATCCTGTTTCCGTACCGTTTTTCCAAGGCCATGATTCACTCGATGAAG GTCATACATCAAGTAGATAAGAAGTTTCTTGCATGTCTTATCAATACGAGACACGACGAGCCTGCAGCAGCCGATGAAGCTGAAG GAaaccttctggtgctggttGATCAGCACGCTGCCCATGAGAGAGTTCGGCTTGAAAATCTAGTTgcag ATTCTTCTGAGGATGACCCAGACGCGGCGGGGGAGAGACGTCTGTGCTCATCGGTTATCGTTCCACCTCTTGATATCAGGGTGACCGAAGAGGAGCTGAGGCTGCTGAG GTCTTGTCAGCCACATTTACGAAGTTTGGGGCTGGAAGTGAAGTTCCCGCACGCAGCAGAGCCTCGGGTTTTTGTTGGGAAGGTACCGTTGTGCTTTTTGGAGAAGGAAAGTAATGAACTCAGGCGGGGGAGACCGTCTGTCATCAAGCCTGTTGTTGAGGTGAGTTATCCGTCGTGCTTGTGA CGTTTACAGTGCCTCCCCCCTCGTGTTAACCTGTTCTACGTTTCCTCTGCAATCTCACAGGAGTATCTCCGGGAGCAGATTGAG TTACTTCGCTCAACTGGGCGAGTTAAAGGGACTCTGCCTCTCACTGTTTTGAAGATTCTAGCCTCCCTTGCTTGCCACG GTGCCATCAAATTCAACGACAGTCTGACGAGAGATGAATGCTGCAGTCTGGTGGCGTCTTTGTCTTCCTGCCAGCTGCCGTTCCAGTGTGCCCACGGCCGTCCTTCCATAGCTCCGCTGGTCGACATCCTCCACTTGGACAAAGACCAGAAG GAAATACAGAAACCCAAACTCCAAAAGCTGAGGAGGATGTATGAAATGTCAGACCTTTGTAAAAAATAG